The genomic region CGGACACCTTCTGGAAGCAGGCGGAGCTGCAAATCCTCCAGGGCATGGCGCTGGCCATCGTCGGGCGGACGGAGGCGCTGTCGACGCTGCTGAAGCGCGTGGAGGCCGAGCAGCCGGAGGTGTCTCCGTACCGGGCGGGGACGCTGCTGTCGCCCGCGGTGCTCTGCGCGTACACGGGCCGCTTCGCGGGCGTGCTGGAGACGCAGTACGAGCAGCTGGCGCGGCTGCGCGGGCTGCGCGAGGCCATGGGCCGGCTCCCCAAGCGCCTGGCGTGGGCGCTGGGCATGGGCGGCTACATGATGAACATGAACCTGGCGCTGCGCGGCGAGCCGCTGGACGTGCAGGCCACGCGCGACGGGTACGCGGTGGCGGAGGCCCACGGCTTCACCGACGTGCGGGCGTTCCACCTGTTCTCGGTGGTGACGCGCGCGGCCTTCACCGGCGATGGCGCGTCCTTCGTCCCCGCCTTCACGGAGAAGACGGACCTGGTGCGGCGGCTGGGCAACCCCCGGCTGATGGAGCGCAACCTGGCCATCTTCACGCCGCCCTACTACCTGGAGCGCGGCGAGCACGAGCACGTGGCGGCGGTGGTGGCTCGCGCGGAGACGCTGGCGCAGGTGCTGCCCGGAGACAGATGGCTGCAGTGCCACGTGCAGGTGTACCAGGCGTGCCGGGACGTGCTCTTCGAGGACGCGGCGGCGGCGCGGCAGTCGCTGCCGAAGGCGCTGGCGGCGTCGCGCGAGGGCGGCCTGCGCATGGAGACGCTCCTGCGCGTGTACCAGTCGCGGTTCGAGCGGGAGCAGGGAAACCTCCTGGCGGCGGCGGAGGCCGCCGAGGCCGCGCTCACACGGGCGCTGGACCCGGTGCTGGCCAACCCGTGGGATGAAATCATCGCCCGCCGGGCCCTGGCGGCGCTGCAGCCCGGGGCCGAGGGCACCGCGCACCTGCGGCGCGCGCTGGCGCTGGCGGAGCTGACGGGGAACGTGTTGCAGATGGGGCTGGTGCGCCTGTCCCTCGCGGAGCGCGAGCCCTTGAGCGAGGCCGCGGTGGCGGAACTGGCGGCGGCCGAGGCGCTCTTCACCGAGGCGCGCGCCACCAGCCTGCTGTCGCTGACGAGCTCCCTGCGCGGCGCCCTGCAGCGGCGCGCGGGTGTCCGTCAGAGCGCGTGAGGCTGAGCGGCCTCGCCGCCTGACTCCGCCGCCTTGGAGTGGACGCGGTAGAGTCCCCGCATGGCCCGAGCCCCCCTCCGCTTCTGCCTGGACTACCTGTCCCCCTACGCCTACCTCGCGTGGACGCGCATGCCCGCCCTCGCCGCACGCCATGGCCGCGCCGTGGAGCCCGTGCCCGTGCTGCTTGCGGGCCTGCTCAACGCGCTCGGCAGCGTGGGGCCGGCGGAGATTCCGCCCAAGCGCGTCTACGTCTTCAAGCACACGTGCCGCATCGCCCATGAGTTCGGCGTGCCGCTGGTGCCGCCGCCGTCCCACCCGTTCAACCCGTTGCTCGCGCTGCGGGTGACGGCCGCGGTGGAGGACCTGGAGGCCCGGGGCCGGCTGGTGTCCGCCCTCTTCACCTCCGTCTGGGGCGGCGGGAAGGGCGTGGAGACACCCGAGGCGGTGGCCGCCGCCATCCAGTCCGCCGGGCTCGAGGCCCCGGCGCTGCTCGCCGCCGCCCAGACGCCCGAGGTCAAGGACCGCGTTCGCCGCAACACCGAGGAGGCGCTCGCCGCGGGAGCCTTTGGCGTGCCCAGCATCCTCGCGGACGGGGAGCTGTTCTTCGGCGTGGACTCGCTGGGCCACCTGGAGCAGTTCCTGCGTGGCGAGGACCCCCTCTCCCAGGTGGACCTCGAGCGCTGGCGAGACCTGCCCGCCTCCGCGTCCCGGCGCTGAAGCGGGCGCACGGAGCCGCCGCTTTCCGCTAGGGTGCCCGGACCATGGTCTCCCGTGGCCCCGCCCTGACGCTCACGCAGAAGGTCCTCGCGCACCCTGCGCGGGGGCTGGCGCGACCCGAGGTCCTCCCCGCATGAACCTCCTCGTCGAGCTGGGCGTCGCCGTCGGCGGCCTGGTGCTCGCCATCGTCCTGCTGTCGCTCAACCTCTGGCGCGCCATCCTCTTCCTCTTCCCCGCCAGCGTCCGCGTGGAGCCCGAGGCCCCCGCCGACCAGATGGACCTTCCGCTGGAGCTGGGGCCCATGGCCACCCAGCTCCAGGCGCTCGGCTTCGTGCCGCTCGGCAGTCACGAGGAGAAGCCCCGTCTCCAGCGCGCCACGCGCTCCTACGACTGGGCCCACCCTGGCGAGCGCGTCTTCGCCACGCTCCACCTGGGCCAGGACGATGCGCCCCGGCTGTACCTCCTCACCCCGGTGGCCCCCCAGGGCTTCGTCATCACCGCGGGCTACCGGCGCCCCGCGCTGGAGGTGCCCGGCGTCTACCGGTCCGGTTCACTGGACGACGCTTCGCCGGAGCGGCTGCTGCGCGCCCACCTGCGCCGCCTGGAGGGCTTCACCCCCACGGGTGACTTCACCTGGGAAGGTCGCGTGGCGGCCGGGCGTTCCTGGTACCAGGGGCTCGGCCGCAAGGAGATTCGGCGGCAGAACCTGCAAGGGTTGTTGTGGACCGTCATGGCCCTGGCCATCGTCGCCAGTGCCTTCCTGGGTCGGCGGGTGCCCTGACGACCCCGCCCCACACCTCACGACGTCACGGCGTGCGTGCACCGCGCGCGGGTTGAGAGTAGGTAGACGACCACCATGAAGAGCGTGTCCAAGACCGAGGAGATCTACTTCCTGTCCGGCAAGCGCACCCCGTTCGGTACCTACGGGGGCAGCCTGAAGGACCTCAGCGCCACCGACCTCGCCGTGGAGTCGGCGAAGGCCGCCCTCGCCCAGGCGAAGGTGTCTCCGGAAGACGTCCAGCACGTCGTGTACGGGAACGTGGTGCAGACCAGCTCGGATGCCATCTACCTGCCGCGCCACGTGGGCCTGCGCACCGGCGTGCCCGTCCCCGTGCCCGCCCTGGGAGTCAACCGGCTGTGTGGCTCCGGCTTCCAGGCGTTCGTCACCGCGGCGGAGATGATGCTGACCGACCAGGCGAGCTGCGTGCTGGCTGGCGGCACGGAGTCCATGAGCCAGGCGCCCCACGTCATCCGCGGCGCCCGCTGGGGCCTGCCGCTGGGCAAGGGCGGCTTGGAGGACATGCTCTGGACGGCCCTCACCGACAGCTACACCGGCCAGGCCATGGCGCTCACCGCCGAGCAGCTCGCGGTGGACTACGCCCTCACGCAGGAGCACGTGGACGAGTACGCCGTCCTCACCCAGAAGCGCTTCGCCGCCGCGCAGGAGGCGGGCCGCTTCAACGACGAGATTTCCCCCGTCACCCTCAAGGGGAAGAAGGGCGACACCGTCGTCTCCCGCGACGAGCACAACCGTCCGGAGACCACGGTGGAGGGGCTGCGCAAGCTGCCCAAGGTCTTCAAGAAGGACGGCGTGGTGCACGCGGGCGCGGCCAGCGGCATCTGCGACGGCGCGGGCTCCATGGTGATGGCCACGCGGAGCTTCGTGGAGAAGCACGGGCTGAAGCCCATTGCCCGGCTGGTCAACTGGGGCATCTCCGGGTGCGACCCGAAAATCATGGGCATCGGCCCCGCGCCGGCCATCCGCCGGCTGCTGGAGCGCGCGCAGTGCCAGCTGTCCGACGTGGACCTCTTCGAGGTCAACGAGGCCTTCGCGCCGCAGTACCTCGCGGTGGAGAAGGAGCTGGGCCTGCCGCGTGACAGGACGAACGTCAATGGCGGCGCCATCGCCGTGGGCCACCCGCTGGGAGCCTCGGGGGCTCGCATCACCACCACGCTGGTGTACGAGCTGAAGCGTCGCGGCGCTCGCTATGGTATCGGGTCTGCCTGCATCGGTGGCGGCCAGGGCATCGCGGTGCTGGTCGAGGCACTCTGATGGCCGCACAGGACACGGGACGCGAGATGAGCAACGAGGTGGACGCGAAGACGGCCCGTGAGCGGGCCAAGGCCATCGCCGAGCAGCGCCGCGCCGAGCGCCGCAACCGCAAGCGCAAGTGCGTGGTGTGTGGCGTGGAGGAGAGCGACAAGACGCCGCTCACCGCGCACCCCGAGGGCATCGGCCCGTCCTGCAAGGACGAGGTCGCGTGCCTGTCTCGCAAGGCCGCAAGCAGCCGGTGAAGCCGCGGGCCCGGGCCCCGCGCCGTCCTCCGGGCGGCCCGGGCCAGCCCCGGCCTGGTGTCCGACGAAGAACTGCGGGCCCCGGGGCCCGGGAGGGAACCTGGCAGACGGGACGCGGTGGACGCCGGGTCCGCCAGGACCGGAATTCGGCCCCGTTTCTTGATGGCGGAATCGTCTCGGG from Pyxidicoccus trucidator harbors:
- a CDS encoding 2-hydroxychromene-2-carboxylate isomerase, coding for MARAPLRFCLDYLSPYAYLAWTRMPALAARHGRAVEPVPVLLAGLLNALGSVGPAEIPPKRVYVFKHTCRIAHEFGVPLVPPPSHPFNPLLALRVTAAVEDLEARGRLVSALFTSVWGGGKGVETPEAVAAAIQSAGLEAPALLAAAQTPEVKDRVRRNTEEALAAGAFGVPSILADGELFFGVDSLGHLEQFLRGEDPLSQVDLERWRDLPASASRR
- a CDS encoding acetyl-CoA C-acetyltransferase codes for the protein MKSVSKTEEIYFLSGKRTPFGTYGGSLKDLSATDLAVESAKAALAQAKVSPEDVQHVVYGNVVQTSSDAIYLPRHVGLRTGVPVPVPALGVNRLCGSGFQAFVTAAEMMLTDQASCVLAGGTESMSQAPHVIRGARWGLPLGKGGLEDMLWTALTDSYTGQAMALTAEQLAVDYALTQEHVDEYAVLTQKRFAAAQEAGRFNDEISPVTLKGKKGDTVVSRDEHNRPETTVEGLRKLPKVFKKDGVVHAGAASGICDGAGSMVMATRSFVEKHGLKPIARLVNWGISGCDPKIMGIGPAPAIRRLLERAQCQLSDVDLFEVNEAFAPQYLAVEKELGLPRDRTNVNGGAIAVGHPLGASGARITTTLVYELKRRGARYGIGSACIGGGQGIAVLVEAL